The nucleotide sequence CTATCAAACGGACCTAAATTTCAAGCAACTGCACCGCGACGGGTTGACCGGTTGGGGGAAAGACTGGTTCTACGAAATCGACGGCATCAAGCTGGATCCACCCATCAAACAATTGCGTTTCTTTGTGACCCCGGATGGCGAGTTCGAATATGCATCTTTGGAACTGGAAAAACGGTTCCCCAAGTATGCCGGATCGGCCGAGATGACGATGAAGAAGTACGACTTGCTGCGTCACTTCACGCCGACCAAACCACCAGCCCCCGACAACGGATCGATTCTGTCGGGTGTCAGTTCACAACCGGCTGGCAAAACACGTGATGGTTGGTATGCGTCGTTGTTTGGCGAATACCTAAAAAGCGAACAACAACCATTCCCCGTTGGATCACAAACGTTTGATGGCGTGGATCCCACCAAGCCGCTGTTCTGTCACATCGGATTTGACTTTCCTCACACTCCCGTGTTGCCCCCGGGCGACTATCGCGAACGCTTCCAACAGCACATTTACAAGGTTCCCCAGTTCAGCGAAAGCGAACTGGAATCGATGCCGAAACAGATGCAGAAGCAAGTCAAAGCCGGCTATTCGGATCACTTCACCGATGCTCAGAAACAGGCGATGATCCAAGACTACTTTGCGTTCTGTGCCTACGGCGATTCGTTGGTCGGCCAGGCAACCGACGATTTCATTCGGTACAGCAATGATCATCAACAACCGTGGGTGATCGTTTACGTCTGCGGCGATCACGGCTGGAAACTCAATGACCACGGATCGGTCAGCAAGTTCACGCCGTGGGATATCGATGCCCACAACCCGATCATCGTGGCCGCGTCGGACAAACAGGCATTCCCGGCTGGCAAAGTGGTCACGGACTTCACCGAGTTTGTCGATATCGCACCGACCATTCTCGCCGCGGCCGGTGCCGATCTTTCCACCGAACGCTTTGATCATTTGGACGGTTACGATTTGGCCAAGGTCACCTCCGGTGATGCACCAGCGCGAGACTACGTCGTGGGTGAAAGCCATGCGGTCACCGGCCCTCGCGCGTTCATTCGGACCAAAGAATACGTGTTGTCGCTGCAGACCCGCCCCGACAAACGCCGTGGCGTCGACATGCAATGGGCAATGAAGGCTGATTACGCGGACCTGGACCCGGGTTTGTATCACATGCCCAGCGATCCTCATGAGATCCACAACTTGGCATTCGACGATGACTATCGGCAGGTCGCCCAAAAACTGAAAGACAAACTGTTACGCATCGTCCTTGGCGACGGACGCGTCGAAGTCGAATGGGGGCCAAAGGCTGACGGTACCAAGATCCATCGCAGCTCATTCGCGACCGGAGCCCACGACGGAAAACTGGAACTGTAGCGTTCCTTCTTCCAGCGGCTCGGTCGCATCACGGATCATCCGGCCGGGCCCTAACTCTACCCCCCCCTCATCAATGCACGCCCCGTGTCGACAGACGCGGGCCTGCGGATCACCGTTCCCTCGATCCCCATCAAGTTTGAATGTTGACATCCTTCGCCCAACTACGCCTGGCCGTGATGCTTGTGTCGGCGGCATGCCTGGCCACCATCTGTCCCGTGCATGGCCAGCAACTAAGCCAAGAAGGCTTAGCACAACAAGCAACGCATCATTTTCTGTTTGACGACTTTGCCAAAGACCGCCAAACCACGTTCACCGGTAATGGGCGTGACCGTGGATTGAAAGAGCTGACAATTCTGACCGAAACGCACCAGATCGGCGACGGTGACGAAATCCTGTTGCCCGAGGGTGCCGAACGGATCGCCGGACTGTTTCGCCACTTTGCGTTTCACGGTGAAAACCTGCACCGTATCGCCGAAGTCCGGGTGTTCCCGTTCTCGCCCGACAAAGCTCCCCCGCGTAGCAAGCAAGTCGAAGACTTTTATCGCGTTCAAATGCCGTCGATTCCGTTGATGGACTCAACACCATCGCGAATGAAGATGCGGTTTCTGATGAAGCAAAAGAATGAAACCTGTCGCATTGACGACTTGGTTTTCATTGCCCAAAAAGCGATCCCACCACAGTTTGACACGATCCCCTATCGCGACCTGGGATCAGAATTCCCGCGTGATCGGGTGGAAATCCAATTGGACACCGATCACGAATTGTCCGTTGGTGGAACCAGCCGTCTGCAACGCGATCGATGGTTCCGGATGCATGAAACACCTGGAACCGTCGATGCCACGTTTGAAAACTGGGCCGCCCAACGCGGATTCCTGACCGGTCGCGGTGCGTTCAAGTTCAATCCGGGACTGACCCGAAGCTGGGGCGGATCCGAAGTGTTGCAGGAAAGCAAAACACAGCCCGGCGCCGCTGACATGAGCTTCTTTGATCGATACGACGCCGGCGTTCGTTTGCGAAAGGCAATCCCGCTGTACCAAGAAAAGCCGTTCGCATGCTGTTTCAACGACTGGCCTGATTTCATGTCCGTGCCCCTGGTCGGACGTGGCACACCTCAAGTGGAACACTTTGACGACGCCGCGGAATTGGCGGCCGCTCTGGTCGCCGAACAGATCAAGGATGCCGGTTACAGCGCCCATTGGTGGGAAGTCAAAAACGAAAGCAGCGTCCAATCCGAATGGGCCCATCACTGGCAGGAAAGCAAAGGCATCGACGGCTGGGGGTTGCTTGCCGATTTTCACAATCGAGTCGCGGAAGCCGTCCATCAGCGTTCGCCCGAAACCCAAGTCGGCGGTCCATCATCCGCCTACATGCAACTGCAAGTCAAAGACTTTGATCTGTATCGCAACCAAGCCCGGTTTATCGAAGAAACGCGCGGCCACATTGACTTCTTCTCGCATCACTTTTACGAGAACGCGTTGATGCTCGGTGCTCACGAGCGTCGTGGGCTGGGCTATTCGAACTACCTGTTGGGCCGATACGAAGCCATTTTGGACATGCTTCGTGCGCACATGCACAAAGTCGACAATGTGTTGCCGATCCTGATCACCGAATGTGGATCGCTGCAAAACGGTCGCCAGCCATCGGACAATTGGCTTCGGCTTTACGCCTGGAACGCCTATCTGAATAAGTCGATGCAGCGTCCCGATCAGATCGACTTGTTTGTTCCGTTTATCTTCTTGCACATGTCGTGGAACCCCAACAGCGGCGACGCCGCGTTCACACCTAAAACCGATCGCGACCGCCACCGAACGATCGAAGATTTTGATCGCACAACGGTTTCACACTACTTCGATCTGTGGAGCGACTTTGACGGGAACCGGCTGCCGGTCGACTTCCAACGCGATTGGCTGGACGTGGTTGCCGTGCATGACGGTGAACGTATCTCTTTGGCGGTGACCAACATGGGTGGACGACAAATCGCCATCGATCTTTCCGATGTTGCCCAACGCGTCGGTGCAAGTGCTGCGACACAGACTCGGCTGAATTACCATCGTGGCCAAGTCGTCTTTGAACCGGAACATTCCGTGGACGCGTCGAAGATCCCCGTCGATGTCAACGAAACCACTGTGATTCGGCTTTTGTTGCCCCAGCCGCTTACCCCCGCAGGAACACTGGTAATGGATCGAAATTATGCCCATGCGACGGCGATCAAAAGCGACGGCCAATCCAAGACCTTCCGAATCAACGTTACCGACGCGGCGCACGTCAAACACGCCAAACTGATTGTCGGTGTGCATCGAAGCGGCGGCATCACGGAACCCTTGGCCGTTCAAATCAATGGCACGCCGGTTTCAATTGATACCGGCGACGCTGATGAATTCTCCGAGTTCTTCGCACCATTGGACGCAGCCATTCTTCCATCGTTGATACAGCAAGAAAACCAGATCGACATTGTCGCCCAACCCGGGACGACGATCACATCCGTCCAGTTGCAAACGTTACGCGACGCAGACTAGTCACCGTACGGCGACAACGCTTTTCCGAACGCCTTGGTGTCGCACGGTTGCAAGATTACCGACGCGCACCAAGGCATCGTTCGTTCAGCACGGCAGCATCGCTATGTTCTTTCAGGTTTGACGTTCGCGTTCCAGCAACCATCTCTTACGCCACACCCCACCGGCGTACCCATTCAGTTTCCCATCAGCGCGAACGACGCGATGACAGGGAACCAAAATCGCCAATCGATTCTGGCCATTGGCGCGTCCCACGGCTCGCTGGGCACCAGGCTTTCCGACTCGACTGGCCAGTTCTTGGTAACTGATGGTCGCACCAGGAGGGATCGAACACAGTTGCTCCCAAACCGCACGCTGAAATTCCGTGCCCCGAAGTTCGTACGGGACGGTGAACTTGCTACGGTGGCCAC is from Crateriforma conspicua and encodes:
- a CDS encoding sulfatase-like hydrolase/transferase, which translates into the protein MIRPPLPFFALLAALVLLSDSAPAQQTASQADSVVQPNVLWILTDDQRYDSIRAFNQMLHGRDMSELGYVESPNVDRLAAMGTTFINTYCQAQGCAPSRASMHFGRYPFRSGVYEFEYHNNNAPHYKPTLPEQMASLGYQTTHIGKLGVRLKTVTGNRVQPHPIYQTDLNFKQLHRDGLTGWGKDWFYEIDGIKLDPPIKQLRFFVTPDGEFEYASLELEKRFPKYAGSAEMTMKKYDLLRHFTPTKPPAPDNGSILSGVSSQPAGKTRDGWYASLFGEYLKSEQQPFPVGSQTFDGVDPTKPLFCHIGFDFPHTPVLPPGDYRERFQQHIYKVPQFSESELESMPKQMQKQVKAGYSDHFTDAQKQAMIQDYFAFCAYGDSLVGQATDDFIRYSNDHQQPWVIVYVCGDHGWKLNDHGSVSKFTPWDIDAHNPIIVAASDKQAFPAGKVVTDFTEFVDIAPTILAAAGADLSTERFDHLDGYDLAKVTSGDAPARDYVVGESHAVTGPRAFIRTKEYVLSLQTRPDKRRGVDMQWAMKADYADLDPGLYHMPSDPHEIHNLAFDDDYRQVAQKLKDKLLRIVLGDGRVEVEWGPKADGTKIHRSSFATGAHDGKLEL
- a CDS encoding beta-agarase; this translates as MLTSFAQLRLAVMLVSAACLATICPVHGQQLSQEGLAQQATHHFLFDDFAKDRQTTFTGNGRDRGLKELTILTETHQIGDGDEILLPEGAERIAGLFRHFAFHGENLHRIAEVRVFPFSPDKAPPRSKQVEDFYRVQMPSIPLMDSTPSRMKMRFLMKQKNETCRIDDLVFIAQKAIPPQFDTIPYRDLGSEFPRDRVEIQLDTDHELSVGGTSRLQRDRWFRMHETPGTVDATFENWAAQRGFLTGRGAFKFNPGLTRSWGGSEVLQESKTQPGAADMSFFDRYDAGVRLRKAIPLYQEKPFACCFNDWPDFMSVPLVGRGTPQVEHFDDAAELAAALVAEQIKDAGYSAHWWEVKNESSVQSEWAHHWQESKGIDGWGLLADFHNRVAEAVHQRSPETQVGGPSSAYMQLQVKDFDLYRNQARFIEETRGHIDFFSHHFYENALMLGAHERRGLGYSNYLLGRYEAILDMLRAHMHKVDNVLPILITECGSLQNGRQPSDNWLRLYAWNAYLNKSMQRPDQIDLFVPFIFLHMSWNPNSGDAAFTPKTDRDRHRTIEDFDRTTVSHYFDLWSDFDGNRLPVDFQRDWLDVVAVHDGERISLAVTNMGGRQIAIDLSDVAQRVGASAATQTRLNYHRGQVVFEPEHSVDASKIPVDVNETTVIRLLLPQPLTPAGTLVMDRNYAHATAIKSDGQSKTFRINVTDAAHVKHAKLIVGVHRSGGITEPLAVQINGTPVSIDTGDADEFSEFFAPLDAAILPSLIQQENQIDIVAQPGTTITSVQLQTLRDAD